DNA sequence from the Lynx canadensis isolate LIC74 chromosome B2, mLynCan4.pri.v2, whole genome shotgun sequence genome:
tagaaaataatattttttaaatgtgagaaataGTTGGAATATGTAAATTAGCTTAGTGCTGTTATCTGGAGGGCAACAGGACCCTAGAGAAAGAGCTTTGAGGGCCAAGACTAGAGGATAATCTTGGGAAAACCTTCTCGCTCCCATGTGACATGAGGGGATCCTTGTCCTCATTTTGGAAAAGCTAAGATGTCTGTTCTCTGAAATATGAGGTGGTTACAGCCTTTTGGAAAGCAATCTAACAGGAcctgttattattaaaaatatatatgttcttctacccagcaattttactagaaataaaatcatctgtGAGGAGGGCATGCATAAGAATAAAtgctgcaggggcacctgggtggctcagttggttaagagccaacttccgctcaggtcatgatctcgtggttcatgagtttgagcccggagtcaggctttgtgctgacagctcagagcctggagcccgcttcagattctgtgtcttcctctctctctgctccttccccacttgtgctctgtctctctctggctctcaaaataaataaacatttaaaaaatttaaaaaaaagaataaatattgcagACTTGTTcattataacaacaacaacaaaaaaagaaatattttttagggggatcctgggtggctccgttagttaagtgtccaagccTTGATATCAGCtggggttgtgatctcacagttgtgggatcgagccctgagttgagctctgcattgacagtgggaagcctgcttgagattctctctctccctctctctgcccctttcctgtgcGCTTTATCTctctttagaaataaagaaacgtcaaaacaaaaagaaatatattttagtatgCTATTGATAGTAAAttagctattaaaataaatgccttaagaccattaaaaataatgcttaaaaatTATTCCAGATGACTTGGAAGGATCTATCTGGCTGTAGGGGCTCTTTACACATGATAACTGCCTGATATGTGTActgttattcttattttacagataaggaaatgaggTACACAGAGATTTAGTAACTGGATCCTGTAGGGCCCAAGGGCAGGCTGTCCCAAGATGGGCCTCCTAGGTGTGAAGGCAATTTTGAGTTAACAAGCAATAGAAACCCAGCGGATTCCGGAAAAGCTCTTTACCGCCCCCACAATTACCTAAAAAGAATTTAGGTAGAAGAGCTGCTCCAGGAAGAGCGGTAACCATGGACAACCACACTATGGTATGAAGTAGGCATGGTGGACAGAGAGGAACCTGGCAAGGCTTCTTTGATCAGGGTCCTCCTCTATTTCCCATTGTTTCTGAGCGGTCGTGAAAACGTTTGTTTACCAGACACTTAACTCTTTTTCATCTGGTGAACTGCATTCCTTCCCTTGGAGTCTCAGACTCCGACCCCTTCTCTTTAGTTGAGAATGACATATGTGCCTCATTTTGCCagtctttggaatttcatgtctgtgtggCTTCCCCTCACGTATACTATTAAATTTGATGCTCTCCCTTCAATCCGTCAATTTGATTCTTGTTGGGCTAGAAGGATCTTTAGGGCAACAGGTATTCTTGCTCCCCCACAATCCATAGCACAAAACTAACCGACCGGTTAAACACCACAGTGCCCGTCTGTAATTGCACATGAACATGTGTCTGCATATATGATCACTCGAGCCGGGAGGAAAACGCGGAAAGGGACAAGGGGAAGTGTAGACTTCGGGAtggcagaggtggagagaggaagaggaaaaccgtgggggggggggggggagtggaagAACAAAATCAGTATCTCCAGACTGACGGTCATTTCTGGACCAGCCAGCCAGGTGTTGACCCGGCAGGGCCCTGGTTCTGCCAATTCCCAGGCCACAGGGGACCACCTGGGACAAAACGCAGCGGTTTCCGGCCGGCGGGAGCCACAGAGACGAGAACTCCTAGAGCGGTACGGCGCACTTCCGGGTTATAGGCCGGCCGGAAGTGGGGTTTCTGGGCTTCCGGGTGAGTGAGCCCAAACTCACCGACTTAGCTCCGGACCCGCCGCGCCGAGggtaagaccccccccccccccccccccccccgtgcaggAGACGGGTCTCCTGGTGACCCACGAGGGCCCGCCCCGGCggctcccctccccagggctgtCCGGAGTGTCAGAGGGGAGCCCCGCATCCGGCGCTGTGCTGTTTGCAAAGCaggccgagcctgcttgggagtccctctcccctttccctgtctctccccaacttgtgtgtgctctccctctttctcaagaaaaataaataaacttgaaaaaaaatttaataaaattgaaaagggtTTAATTGGAGTAGAGTGAGCACAGGAAAGACTGGTAGGAAAAGGATTATTCCCGTAATTTCGAAAATAGTCAGAAatttccattagaaaaaaaaaattccgttACCAAGAATGTCAACTCCTCAAATCATCTACATCAATCATTGTTAGCCAAACTTCAAaaatcttttctgttctctttttctcaaagtgTTCTGGGCAGCCTTTAAACGCAGATGAAATtgtagattttcctttttaactggTGGCAATTTTTCATCTTAGCACTTTCCTACATTTTGTGAAGGGGAATCTCCTTGCAGCAGAGAGCCGTCTTCGCGGACCCCTCCCCTCGCCCCCAGCTGAGAGAAAATGGCTACAGATCTTATCCAAGATGGACAACAGGAAGGACCTGCGATGGTAAAGGTGGAGGAAGATCCCTTTTACGTACAAGAAAACTGACTTGCAGCTGAACAGCCAGTCCAGTCAGATCTTCCACCAGCGCTTCAGGCTCTTCCCCTACCAGGAGACGCCTGGACCCCGCGAGGCGCTGCGCCGGCTCCGCGAGCTGGGCCGCCAGTGGCTGAGCCCAGAAACGCACAGCAAGGAGCAGATCCTGGAGCTGCCGGTGCTGGAGCAGCTCGTGACCGTCCTGCCCGCCGAGCTCCAGGCCTGGTGCGGGGACAGCACCCGGAGAGCGGGGAGCAGGCGGTGACCGTGCTGGAGGATCTGGAGCGGTTGCTGGACGAGCCCGGAGAGCAGGTGGGAAGAGAGGCATGTTCTGTGGTGACAAAGTGCAGCATTTACCGGTTAGGTCAGTAGGAGAGCTGTGAGGGCAGCCATGAGCTTCTGTCCCCGTCCTGCATCATTGTTTCTGTCTGTTCCTTTTCCTGCCTCATCTCTCCTTCTAAGCCTGTTGAGTACCTTTTACTCCCTGTCCTGGCTCCATGGGAAGTACTTCCAAGGTTTTACATCTAGTTCTCAGGGCACTCTCTTCCCAAGCCCCATGGTCCCTAATTGTCCCCAGGGCACATTCCAAGCAGATGGACAGGAAGTGCTCCTGGGAGGAAGTGACATCCCTGGGAGCCGGCTGCCAGTCACCGTGTGATCAGCCCAGCATGTGGAGACCACCCCCCCCAGCATGACCTTGGAGCCCCATTCCCTAGAGAGaggtgaggagaaagaggaggatcGTCTGGAAAGGTGGATCAGGGTAGCCGGGCTCCTGCTTGGCCAATCACAGCCTTCTTTACAGTTTAATCAGGAGATAGTAGCCAAGGAGACTGATGGCCGTGCCTGATTTCACCCAGAATCCTCCCTGGCTCATCTGCCCTCTCTGTTTGCAAAGTATAACGGTGTTCTTGACCTTTTaagcaaaagatttttatttacgtatttacttacttactttaacATACCCATCTTTGCTTTCATTAAAAAGCGTGGAATTATCACATCATTCAGTGGCTTCTTATATTATCTCTCCATTATGATCTTTACAGAGGCCTCCTCAGTGTCTTGCCCTATCCtgtctttttaagttttctctaCCCATTAGGATAGAGCCACCTTTTAAACCTTTCACTTTGACTGCACTGCTCCTATCTTCTTCCACATTAAATTCCCTCCTGTTTTCATGCCCATACCTTCCCCTGCATGGTACTCCAGTCTACTTTCAATCCTTTTTCCCTCCCACATTCTCTCCATGTCAGGAAGGACTTCATACACAGCATGTCAGATGTGCTTCCCACTGACAAAGTTTCCTGATCCCCTTTTTACGTCCTGATCCCCTTCACAATCTCCAGAAAATAGGAATAAAGGGACCAGAACAGCCAAGAAATCAGACCCTTTTTCCAGTATTTCCTTTGAGTGAGGTAGAATCTTCATCTTAATGAGTTTGGTGGGACATTTATCTCCCTCGGGCCAAATTTCAGTAAAACTGTTTTTCCATATCTTAGTTAATATAAGGGAATTATCAGTTTACACTGAATCTCCAA
Encoded proteins:
- the LOC116738089 gene encoding LOW QUALITY PROTEIN: zinc finger and SCAN domain-containing protein 12-like (The sequence of the model RefSeq protein was modified relative to this genomic sequence to represent the inferred CDS: inserted 1 base in 1 codon), which encodes MDNHTMATGDHLGQNAAVSGRREPQRRELLERWRKIPFTYKKTDLQLNSQSSQIFHQRFRLFPYQETPGPREALRRLRELGRQWLSPETHSKEQILELPVLEQLVTVLPAELQAWXRGQHPESGEQAVTVLEDLERLLDEPGEQGTFQADGQEVLLGGSDIPGSRLPVTV